A genomic segment from Enoplosus armatus isolate fEnoArm2 chromosome 12, fEnoArm2.hap1, whole genome shotgun sequence encodes:
- the kcnk1b gene encoding potassium channel subfamily K member 1b — protein sequence MLQSLASNSCVRLIQSHKSTWYFASLILGYLLYLIFGAVVFSSVELPYEDLLRQELRAIKKQFLQENECLSEERLERFLKKALDASNYGVSILNNASANWNWDFTSALFFASTVLSTTGYGHTAPLSDGGKAFCIIYSVIGIPFTLLFLTAVVQRIMVFSTRRPVMYIHMHWGLSKPLVAIVHATLLAMLAVSCFFLIPAAIFSSLEENWNFLESFYFCFISLSTIGLGDYVPGEAVNQRFRELYKLGITVYLILGLIVMLVVLETFCELQQLKQLRKMFYLKKEKPQDRLAILEHDHLSFTTVSKRATAHNEDKTHPFVSVPTLASPNDDPMIQ from the exons ATGCTCCAGTCTCTAGCCAGCAATTCGTGTGTGCGGTTGATACAGAGTCACAAATCGACGTGGTATTTTGCATCTCTAATTTTGGGGTATCTGCTTTATCTCATATTCGGCGCCGTTGTCTTTTCTTCGGTCGAGCTGCCTTATGAAGACCTCCTGCGCCAGGAGCTGAGGGCCATTAAGAAACAGTTCCTACAGGAAAATGAATGTCTGTCCGAGGAGCGTCTGGAGCGGTTTCTAAAGAAAGCTCTGGATGCCAGCAATTATGGGGTTTCCATCCTCAATAACGCCTCAGCTAACTGGAACTGGGACTTCACCTCTGCGCTGTTCTTTGCGAGCACCGTGTTGTCCACCACAG GGTATGGCCACACAGCGCCACTGTCAGATGGCGGGAAGGCCTTCTGCATCATCTACTCAGTCATTGGCATCCccttcaccctcctcttcctcactgctgTGGTGCAGAGGATCATGGTGTTCAGCACACGGAGGCCCGTCATGTACATTCACATGCACTGGGGCCTGTCCAAGCCACTGGTGGCCATCGTTCATGCCACTCTGCTCGCCATGTTGGCCGTCTCTTGCTTCTTCCTCATCCCCGCCGCCATCTTCTCATCGCTGGAGGAGAACTGGAACTTCCTGGAGTCCTTCTACTTCTGCTTCATTTCCCTCAGCACCATCGGCCTGGGAGACTACGTACCTGGAGAAGCCGTTAATCAGAGGTTCAGGGAGCTCTACAAACTGGGCATCACTG TCTACCTGATACTGGGTCTGATAGTCatgctggtggtgctggagaCCTTCTGCGAGCTGCAACAACTGAAGCAGCTGAGGAAGATGTTCTACCTGAAGAAGGAGAAGCCGCAGGACCGCCTCGCCATTTTGGAGCACGACCACCTGTCCTTCACTACTGTGTCCAAAAGAGCCACAGCCCACAATGAGGACAAAACCCATCCGTTTGTTAGTGTCCCAACTCTGGCCTCTCCCAATGATGATCCCATGATCCAGTAA